A window from Fragaria vesca subsp. vesca linkage group LG5, FraVesHawaii_1.0, whole genome shotgun sequence encodes these proteins:
- the LOC101299585 gene encoding annexin D5-like, with protein sequence MATLTTPQPPPSPRTDAIALHKAFKGFGCDTSSVISILAHRDSIQRAQIAREYRTMYSEDLSKRLSSELSGNTKNALLLWTPDPATRDATIVRHALTSSDLRAATEVICSRTPSQISQFKQLYHTMFNTQLERDVGMFTSGDLKNLLLGFVTTPRYEGLEFDRLAAENDAKSLYRAGEKRLGTDERKFIEIFTGRSRCHLNAVSSAYESMYGNSLRKAVKKETSGNFEHGLKTILECADHPGRYFARMLHKAMKGLGTDDSTLLRVVVTRAEIDMVYVKMEYQKKYGKSLSEAVKSETSGNFRAFLLALIGH encoded by the coding sequence ATGGCGACTCTCACCACTCCCCAACCCCCACCCTCCCCCCGCACCGACGCCATCGCCCTCCACAAAGCCTTCAAGGGCTTCGGCTGCGACACCTCCTCCGTCATCTCCATCCTCGCCCACCGCGACTCCATCCAACGCGCCCAAATCGCCCGCGAGTACCGCACCATGTACTCCGAGGATCTCTCCAAACGCCTCTCCTCCGAACTCAGCGGAAATACCAAAAACGCCCTCCTCCTCTGGACCCCCGACCCCGCCACCCGCGACGCCACCATCGTACGTCACGCCCTCACCTCCTCCGACCTCCGCGCCGCCACCGAGGTCATCTGCTCACGCACACCCTCCCAGATCTCCCAGTTCAAGCAACTCTACCACACAATGTTCAACACCCAACTCGAACGCGACGTCGGAATGTTCACCTCCGGCGACCTCAAGAACCTCCTGCTGGGTTTCGTCACCACTCCCAGATACGAAGGCCTGGAATTCGACAGGCTAGCTGCAGAGAACGACGCCAAATCTCTATACCGGGCCGGAGAGAAGAGACTTGGGACTGATGAGAGGAAATTCATTGAAATCTTTACCGGACGAAGCCGTTGTCATCTGAATGCGGTGAGCTCGGCTTACGAGAGCATGTATGGGAATTCGCTGAGGAAGGCGGTGAAGAAGGAGACTTCGGGGAACTTTGAGCATGGACTGAAGACGATTCTGGAGTGTGCTGATCATCCGGGGAGGTATTTCGCTAGGATGCTGCATAAGGCGATGAAGGGTTTGGGGACGGATGATAGTACATTGTTGAGGGTGGTGGTGACGAGGGCGGAGATTGATATGGTGTATGTGAAGATGGAGTATCAGAAGAAGTATGGTAAGAGTTTGAGTGAGGCTGTCAAGTCTGAGACTTCGGGGAATTTCAGGGCGTTTCTTCTGGCTCTAATAGGTCATTGA